In one window of Nocardia brasiliensis DNA:
- a CDS encoding RrF2 family transcriptional regulator, with protein sequence MHITAKVDYAVRTLLEIARASQLSRTPAELTPAAPVVKADAIATAQGIAPKVLETVLSDLRRAELVISRRGPDGGYWLARPAAEISIADVIRAIEGPLASVRGERPEDVTYPGAAESLQRVWIALRVNIRAVLENVSIDDIADDRLPEFIDALTEDAGAWARRERPLNQT encoded by the coding sequence GTGCACATCACCGCGAAGGTCGACTACGCGGTGCGGACGTTGCTCGAGATCGCCCGCGCATCGCAGCTGAGCCGGACCCCGGCCGAGCTCACCCCGGCCGCGCCCGTCGTCAAGGCGGACGCCATCGCGACCGCGCAGGGCATTGCGCCCAAGGTGCTCGAGACCGTGCTCAGCGACCTGCGCCGGGCCGAACTCGTGATCAGCAGGCGCGGGCCGGACGGCGGCTACTGGCTGGCTCGCCCGGCCGCGGAGATCTCCATCGCCGACGTGATCCGGGCGATCGAGGGGCCGCTCGCGTCGGTGCGTGGTGAACGTCCGGAGGACGTGACTTATCCTGGCGCTGCCGAATCTTTGCAACGGGTCTGGATTGCGCTGCGCGTGAATATTCGTGCGGTACTGGAAAATGTATCGATCGACGACATTGCCGACGATAGGCTTCCTGAGTTCATTGATGCGCTCACCGAGGACGCGGGTGCATGGGCGCGCAGGGAGCGTCCGCTGAATCAGACCTAG
- a CDS encoding ABC transporter ATP-binding protein, whose translation MRPGMPGPGAPDAKAKSFGPSLKRLLRRLAPEKKYVWAVVVLAIASVVLNTLGPYMLGKATNLVFDGVVGKQLKFPPGTTKEQAVEFLRSRGDDTFADMLSSMDVVPGVGVDFDAVGRVLLVVLALYIGASVFGWLQAFLLNIVINRTVKRLRSDIEDKIHRLPLRYFDSQPRGDVLSRVTNDVDNVSQSLQQTMSQLIVSVFTVLGILGMMFWISWMLALIALLTVPAAIIVTAQIAKRSKPHFVDQWKYTGLVNAQVEESYTGHEIITAFGRSREVGAEFDKRNEQLYQSSFKAQFISGLIMPAIMFLGNVNFVLVALVGGLRVATGQLSLGEVQAFIQYSRQFSQPLTQIGAMANLLQSGVASAERIFEILDAEEESPDPAQPDVRPVDRGEVEFEGISFRYDPEKPVIERLSLIAEPGHVVAIVGPTGAGKTTLVNLLMRFYELDSGTITIDGVDITRITRDHLRSRIGMVLQDTWLFKGTIRENIAYGNPNASEEDILAAARAAYVDRFVHALPDGYDTIIDEEGSGVSAGEKQLITIARAFLAKPSILILDEATSSVDTRTELLVQHATAALRRDRTSFVIAHRLSTIRDADLIVVMEAGRIVEHGTHERLLEERGPYYRLYNAQFAAAAADA comes from the coding sequence ATGAGGCCAGGAATGCCGGGTCCCGGCGCACCGGACGCCAAGGCGAAATCGTTCGGCCCCTCGCTGAAACGCCTGCTGCGCAGGCTCGCCCCGGAGAAGAAATACGTCTGGGCCGTCGTCGTGCTCGCCATCGCCTCGGTGGTGCTGAACACGCTCGGGCCCTACATGCTCGGCAAGGCCACCAACCTGGTCTTCGACGGTGTCGTCGGCAAACAGCTGAAGTTCCCGCCGGGCACCACCAAGGAACAGGCGGTCGAGTTCCTGCGGTCCAGGGGCGACGACACCTTCGCCGACATGCTCAGCTCGATGGACGTGGTGCCCGGGGTCGGCGTCGACTTCGACGCGGTCGGCCGGGTGCTCCTGGTGGTGCTCGCGCTGTACATCGGCGCGTCGGTGTTCGGCTGGTTGCAGGCCTTCCTGCTCAACATCGTGATCAACCGGACGGTGAAGCGGCTGCGCAGCGATATCGAGGACAAGATCCATCGGCTGCCGTTGCGCTACTTCGATTCCCAGCCGCGCGGCGACGTGCTCAGCCGGGTCACCAACGATGTGGACAACGTGTCGCAGAGCCTGCAGCAGACCATGAGTCAGCTGATCGTCTCGGTGTTCACCGTGCTCGGCATCCTGGGCATGATGTTCTGGATCTCCTGGATGCTCGCCCTGATCGCGCTGCTCACGGTGCCGGCGGCGATCATCGTCACCGCGCAGATCGCCAAGCGGTCCAAGCCGCATTTCGTGGACCAGTGGAAGTACACCGGCCTGGTGAACGCCCAGGTCGAGGAGTCCTACACCGGCCACGAGATCATCACCGCGTTCGGCAGGAGCCGCGAGGTCGGCGCGGAGTTCGACAAGCGCAACGAGCAGCTCTACCAGTCGAGTTTCAAGGCGCAGTTCATCTCCGGTCTGATCATGCCGGCGATCATGTTCCTCGGGAACGTGAACTTCGTGCTGGTGGCGCTGGTCGGCGGCCTGCGGGTGGCCACAGGTCAGCTCTCGCTCGGTGAGGTGCAGGCGTTCATCCAGTACTCGCGCCAGTTCAGCCAGCCGCTCACCCAGATCGGCGCGATGGCCAACCTGCTGCAGTCCGGTGTCGCCTCGGCGGAACGGATCTTCGAGATCCTCGACGCCGAGGAGGAAAGCCCCGACCCGGCGCAGCCCGACGTGCGTCCGGTGGACCGCGGCGAGGTCGAGTTCGAGGGCATCTCCTTCCGCTACGACCCGGAAAAGCCGGTGATCGAACGGCTTTCGCTGATCGCGGAACCCGGTCACGTGGTCGCCATCGTCGGTCCGACCGGCGCGGGCAAGACCACGCTGGTGAATCTGCTGATGCGGTTCTACGAACTGGACTCCGGCACGATCACCATCGACGGCGTCGACATCACCCGGATCACCCGCGACCACCTGCGCTCCCGCATCGGCATGGTGCTGCAGGACACCTGGTTGTTCAAAGGAACCATCCGGGAGAACATCGCCTACGGCAACCCGAACGCCAGCGAGGAAGACATCCTCGCCGCCGCTCGCGCCGCCTACGTCGACCGGTTCGTGCACGCGTTGCCCGATGGCTACGACACGATCATCGATGAGGAGGGCTCCGGCGTCAGCGCCGGTGAGAAGCAGCTGATCACCATCGCGCGGGCGTTCCTCGCGAAGCCGTCCATCCTCATCCTGGACGAGGCGACCAGCTCGGTCGACACCCGCACCGAACTGCTGGTGCAGCACGCGACCGCGGCCCTGCGCCGCGACCGCACCAGCTTCGTCATCGCCCATCGCCTGTCCACCATCCGCGACGCCGACCTGATCGTCGTCATGGAGGCGGGACGCATCGTCGAACACGGCACGCACGAGCGCCTGCTCGAGGAGCGCGGTCCCTACTACCGTCTCTACAACGCGCAGTTCGCCGCGGCGGCCGCCGACGCGTAG
- a CDS encoding ABC transporter ATP-binding protein produces MLIRLLRTYLRPYRAQLAGVVVLQLISVIAMLYLPSLNADLIDYGVTKGDIGYIWSTGLRMLAVTGVQILASGCSVYLGAQAAMSAGRDLRGALLHRVGTFSAREVGMFGAPSLITRNTNDIQQVQLLIAMSATILVMAPIMCVGGIIMALREDFSLSWLLLVAVPVLGLSMAFIISRMVPGFRDMQTRIDEVNRVLREQITGIRVVRAFVRERQETWRFGVANNELTETALRVGRLMALMFPTVMLISNLTAVAVIWFGGKAVDEGTMQIGSLTAMLSYIMQILMAVMMASFLAMMAPRAAVSADRIGEVLATESSVVPPKLPQPFAGDPAEVDFQFAEFAFPGAEKPVLKAIRFQVKPGTTTAIVGSTGSGKTTLLNLVPRLMDVTDGAVHVGGTDVRHLDLELLRAQVGLIPQKAYLFSGTVASNLRYGNPEATDEQLWRCLEIAQAADFVRDMPQGLETPIAQGGTTVSGGQRQRLAIARALVKAPRVYLFDDSFSALDVATDARLRDALRPVTQDASVIIVAQRITTIRDADQIVVLEDGAMAGVGSHEQLMRDCKEYQEIVASQLSAEEVR; encoded by the coding sequence ATGCTGATCCGACTGCTTCGTACCTATCTGCGCCCCTATCGCGCCCAGCTGGCCGGGGTTGTTGTGCTGCAGCTGATCTCGGTGATCGCGATGCTGTATCTACCGAGTCTCAACGCCGACCTCATCGACTACGGCGTGACCAAGGGCGATATCGGCTACATCTGGAGTACCGGACTGCGCATGCTCGCGGTCACCGGCGTGCAGATCCTCGCGTCGGGCTGTTCGGTGTATCTCGGCGCGCAGGCGGCGATGAGCGCGGGCCGCGACCTGCGCGGCGCGCTGCTGCACCGGGTCGGCACCTTTTCCGCGCGCGAGGTCGGCATGTTCGGCGCGCCCTCGCTGATCACCCGCAACACCAATGACATTCAGCAGGTCCAGCTGCTCATCGCGATGTCGGCGACCATTCTGGTGATGGCCCCGATCATGTGCGTCGGCGGCATCATCATGGCGCTGCGCGAGGACTTCAGCCTGTCCTGGCTGCTGCTCGTCGCGGTGCCGGTGCTCGGCCTGTCGATGGCGTTCATCATCAGCCGGATGGTGCCCGGCTTCCGGGACATGCAGACCCGGATCGACGAGGTGAATCGGGTGCTGCGCGAACAGATCACCGGCATCAGGGTGGTGCGCGCCTTCGTCCGGGAACGCCAGGAGACCTGGCGTTTCGGCGTGGCCAACAACGAACTCACCGAGACCGCGCTGCGCGTGGGCAGGCTGATGGCGTTGATGTTCCCGACCGTGATGCTCATCAGCAACCTGACCGCGGTCGCGGTGATCTGGTTCGGCGGCAAGGCCGTCGACGAGGGCACCATGCAGATCGGCTCGCTCACCGCGATGCTGTCCTACATCATGCAGATCCTGATGGCCGTCATGATGGCCTCGTTCCTGGCCATGATGGCGCCGCGCGCGGCGGTCTCGGCCGACCGGATCGGCGAGGTGCTCGCGACCGAGTCGTCGGTCGTGCCGCCGAAGCTGCCGCAGCCGTTCGCGGGTGACCCGGCCGAGGTCGATTTCCAGTTCGCCGAATTCGCCTTTCCCGGCGCGGAGAAGCCGGTGCTCAAAGCCATTCGCTTCCAGGTGAAGCCGGGCACCACCACCGCGATCGTCGGCTCGACCGGCTCCGGAAAGACCACGCTGCTCAATCTCGTTCCGCGGTTGATGGATGTCACCGACGGCGCGGTCCACGTCGGTGGTACCGACGTGCGCCATCTCGACCTCGAACTGCTGCGCGCACAGGTCGGACTGATCCCGCAGAAGGCGTACCTGTTCTCCGGAACGGTCGCCAGCAACCTGCGCTACGGCAATCCCGAGGCCACCGACGAGCAACTGTGGCGCTGTCTGGAAATCGCGCAGGCCGCCGACTTCGTGCGAGACATGCCGCAGGGCTTGGAAACTCCGATCGCGCAGGGCGGCACCACGGTCTCGGGTGGTCAGCGCCAGCGGCTCGCGATCGCGCGGGCACTGGTGAAGGCGCCGCGGGTCTACCTGTTCGACGACTCGTTCTCCGCACTCGACGTGGCGACCGACGCGCGGCTGCGCGACGCGCTGCGGCCGGTGACCCAGGATGCCTCGGTCATCATCGTGGCCCAGCGCATCACCACCATTCGCGACGCGGACCAGATCGTGGTGCTCGAGGACGGCGCGATGGCCGGTGTCGGCAGCCATGAGCAGCTGATGCGTGACTGCAAGGAATACCAGGAGATCGTCGCGTCCCAGCTCAGCGCGGAGGAGGTCCGATGA